From the Microplitis mediator isolate UGA2020A chromosome 6, iyMicMedi2.1, whole genome shotgun sequence genome, one window contains:
- the LOC130669900 gene encoding protein bicaudal D isoform X3: MATITDDRVTDLRAEIERLSRELDLASTEKIQSAQYGLALLEEKSALEQKCNELEALYENTKHELDITQEALAKFQTTTKLTTRSGIEQEESLLCESAARETSLQTLIIELENETKQLRHELERVQVERDHALQEREDVGKHHQQAEGERKNLRTELRECRFREARLLQDYTELEDENISLQKQVSTLRSSQVEFESAKHEIRRLSEEVELLNSQVEELSNLKKIAEKQMEEALESLQAEREAKYSLKKELDQRMNSESIFNLSNFALIRGITDDQTICSDGEDDSPALRRIEADLKTQEPGTSAASKQVDLFSEIHLNELKKLEKQLELAESEKSVLSQNLKDSQHAVEKSQGELQSFVARIVQLAARVQSLQHLHSKLPEKQTEETAIDKLTQAVMQYHQWSTMSAREVEQLQKDLAELEDNLTVSDATQQLRMELTNLRNKIPVSEKCLQEKLLDTEHRNSQLESDIEILSKLACEAGGCLDTAQNDLQNISDELAQLYHHVCAVNGETPSRVILDHEKIVPEKEESEDNGKIEWFRTLSKTDLPIKDLKSLSKAKEIGKHIETAMDQIKHLRNAVEHTIDMSKLKGNQTDNSGNENKADEGDLQEQVIKLKALLSAKREQIATLRTVLKSNKNTAEVALTNLKSKYESEKSIVSETISKLRNELRRLKENAATFSTLAYMAILMSSSFTIDLALALNICHQERYCVKL; this comes from the exons atgGCCACGATAACTGACGATCGAGTGACGGATTTACGAGCGGAAATTGAAAGACTTTCACGTGAGCTTGACCTTGCGTcgactgaaaaaattcaatcagcACAATATGGTCTCGCTCTTTTGGAAGAAAAGTCTGCGTTGGAACAAAAGTGTAACGAGCTCGAGGCACTTTACGAGAACACAAAACACGAGCTCGATATCACTCAAGAG gcTCTAGCTAAATTTCAAACGACGACAAAATTGACAACCAGGAGTGGGATTGAACAAGAAGAGAGTCTTCTCTGCGAATCAGCGGCACGAGAAACGTCACTACAGACGTTGATAATTGAATTAGAGAATGAAACAAAACAGTTAAGACATGAGTTGGAACGTGTGCAAGTAGAACGCGATCATGCATTGCAGGAACGCGAAGATGTGGGTAAACATCATCAGCAAGCTGAAGGAGAACGAAAAAATCTACGCACTGAATTACGCGAGTGCAGATTTCGAGAGGCGAGATTACTTCAGGATTACACAGAACTGGAAGATGAAAATATATCTCTGCAGAAACAAGTATCGACATTGAGATCGAGTCAAGTAGAATTCGAAAGCGCGAAACACGAGATTCGTAGATTGAGCGAAGAAGTTGAGCTGCTCAATAGCCAAGTCGAGGAGCTctccaatttaaaaaaaatagctgaGAAGCAGATGGAAGAGGCACTGGAATCACTCCAAGCCGAGCGGGAAGCTAAATATTCGCTGAAAAAAGAGTTAGACCAACGTATGAACAGCGagtctatttttaatttgagtaATTTTGCTCTCATACGCGGAATAACTGATGATCAGACGATATGCAGTGACGGGGAAGACGATTCCCCTGCGTTGAGGAGGATCGAGGCTGACTTAAAGACTCAGGAACCCGGGACATCTGCTGCCAGTAAACAAGTCGATTTATTTTCGGAAATTCACTTGAATGAGCTTAAAAAATTGGAGAAACAACTGGAGCTGGCAGAGTCGGAAAAAAGTGTCCTCTCACAAAACTTAAAAGACAGTCAGCATGCCGTTGAAAAGAGCCAAGGGGAATTGCAGTCGTTTGTTGCTAGAATTGTTCAATTAGCGGCTCGCGTTCAGTCGCTTCAGCATTTACACTCTAAACTTCCGGAAAAACAAACTGAAGAAACGGCTATAGATAAACTCactcag gCTGTTATGCAGTACCATCAGTGGAGTACAATGTCTGCACGAGAAGTTGAACAGTTGCAGAAGGATTTAGCTGAGCTTGAAGATAATTTGACTGTTTCCGATGCAACACAGCAGCTGAGAATGGAGTTAACAAACCTCCGTAACAAg ATACCGGTGTCAGAGAAGTGTCTTCAGGAAAAG ctACTGGATACTGAGCATCGGAATTCTCAGCTCGAGTCAGACATTGAAATTCTTTCAAAACTCGCTTGTGAAGCTGGAGGCTGTTTAGACACTGCTCAAAATGATCTCCAAAATATTTCGGACGAGTTGGCGCAACTTTATCACCACGTGTGCGCGGTCAATGGTGAGACACCGTCGCGAGTAATTCTTGATCATGAGAAAATTGTTCCTGAGAAAGAAGAGAGTGAAGATAATGGCAAAATTGAATGGTTCAGAACACTTTCCAAGACAGATTTACCGATCAAAGACCTCAAGAGTCTCAGCAAAGCTAAAGAAATCGGCAAACATATTGAGACCGCGATGGATCAAATAAAACATCTGAGGAATGCTGTTGAACATACCATCGACATGTCAAAATTAAAAGGAAACCAAACTGACAATT CCGGCAATGAAAATAAAGCAGACGAAGGAGACCTACAGGAGCAGGTGATAAAACTCAAGGCGTTGTTATCAGCAAAACGAGAACAAATAGCCACTTTGAGAACAGTactaaaatcaaataaaaataccgCTGAAGTTGCGCTGACCAATTTGAAGAGCAAGTACGAAAGTGAAAAGAGTATTGTCAGCGAAACTATTTCAAAACTAAGGAACGAACTCAGGCGGCTGAAAGAAAACGCAGCGACATTCTCAA CATTAGCTTACATGGCGATACTAATGTCGAGTTCTTTTACAATTGACCTGGCGCTTGCTCTTAACATTTGCCATCAAGAACGATATTGCGTTAAATTATAa
- the LOC130669900 gene encoding protein bicaudal D isoform X1, which translates to MATITDDRVTDLRAEIERLSRELDLASTEKIQSAQYGLALLEEKSALEQKCNELEALYENTKHELDITQEALAKFQTTTKLTTRSGIEQEESLLCESAARETSLQTLIIELENETKQLRHELERVQVERDHALQEREDVGKHHQQAEGERKNLRTELRECRFREARLLQDYTELEDENISLQKQVSTLRSSQVEFESAKHEIRRLSEEVELLNSQVEELSNLKKIAEKQMEEALESLQAEREAKYSLKKELDQRMNSESIFNLSNFALIRGITDDQTICSDGEDDSPALRRIEADLKTQEPGTSAASKQVDLFSEIHLNELKKLEKQLELAESEKSVLSQNLKDSQHAVEKSQGELQSFVARIVQLAARVQSLQHLHSKLPEKQTEETAIDKLTQAVMQYHQWSTMSAREVEQLQKDLAELEDNLTVSDATQQLRMELTNLRNKIPVSEKCLQEKLLDTEHRNSQLESDIEILSKLACEAGGCLDTAQNDLQNISDELAQLYHHVCAVNGETPSRVILDHEKIVPEKEESEDNGKIEWFRTLSKTDLPIKDLKSLSKAKEIGKHIETAMDQIKHLRNAVEHTIDMSKLKGNQTDNSGNENKADEGDLQEQVIKLKALLSAKREQIATLRTVLKSNKNTAEVALTNLKSKYESEKSIVSETISKLRNELRRLKENAATFSSLRAMFAARCEEYVTQVEELQRQLAAAEEDRKTLNHLLRLAVQQKLGLTMKLEELEVDRELRNTRRHGGSGGGGRGRAPRMQQTHRPHMGRDFF; encoded by the exons atgGCCACGATAACTGACGATCGAGTGACGGATTTACGAGCGGAAATTGAAAGACTTTCACGTGAGCTTGACCTTGCGTcgactgaaaaaattcaatcagcACAATATGGTCTCGCTCTTTTGGAAGAAAAGTCTGCGTTGGAACAAAAGTGTAACGAGCTCGAGGCACTTTACGAGAACACAAAACACGAGCTCGATATCACTCAAGAG gcTCTAGCTAAATTTCAAACGACGACAAAATTGACAACCAGGAGTGGGATTGAACAAGAAGAGAGTCTTCTCTGCGAATCAGCGGCACGAGAAACGTCACTACAGACGTTGATAATTGAATTAGAGAATGAAACAAAACAGTTAAGACATGAGTTGGAACGTGTGCAAGTAGAACGCGATCATGCATTGCAGGAACGCGAAGATGTGGGTAAACATCATCAGCAAGCTGAAGGAGAACGAAAAAATCTACGCACTGAATTACGCGAGTGCAGATTTCGAGAGGCGAGATTACTTCAGGATTACACAGAACTGGAAGATGAAAATATATCTCTGCAGAAACAAGTATCGACATTGAGATCGAGTCAAGTAGAATTCGAAAGCGCGAAACACGAGATTCGTAGATTGAGCGAAGAAGTTGAGCTGCTCAATAGCCAAGTCGAGGAGCTctccaatttaaaaaaaatagctgaGAAGCAGATGGAAGAGGCACTGGAATCACTCCAAGCCGAGCGGGAAGCTAAATATTCGCTGAAAAAAGAGTTAGACCAACGTATGAACAGCGagtctatttttaatttgagtaATTTTGCTCTCATACGCGGAATAACTGATGATCAGACGATATGCAGTGACGGGGAAGACGATTCCCCTGCGTTGAGGAGGATCGAGGCTGACTTAAAGACTCAGGAACCCGGGACATCTGCTGCCAGTAAACAAGTCGATTTATTTTCGGAAATTCACTTGAATGAGCTTAAAAAATTGGAGAAACAACTGGAGCTGGCAGAGTCGGAAAAAAGTGTCCTCTCACAAAACTTAAAAGACAGTCAGCATGCCGTTGAAAAGAGCCAAGGGGAATTGCAGTCGTTTGTTGCTAGAATTGTTCAATTAGCGGCTCGCGTTCAGTCGCTTCAGCATTTACACTCTAAACTTCCGGAAAAACAAACTGAAGAAACGGCTATAGATAAACTCactcag gCTGTTATGCAGTACCATCAGTGGAGTACAATGTCTGCACGAGAAGTTGAACAGTTGCAGAAGGATTTAGCTGAGCTTGAAGATAATTTGACTGTTTCCGATGCAACACAGCAGCTGAGAATGGAGTTAACAAACCTCCGTAACAAg ATACCGGTGTCAGAGAAGTGTCTTCAGGAAAAG ctACTGGATACTGAGCATCGGAATTCTCAGCTCGAGTCAGACATTGAAATTCTTTCAAAACTCGCTTGTGAAGCTGGAGGCTGTTTAGACACTGCTCAAAATGATCTCCAAAATATTTCGGACGAGTTGGCGCAACTTTATCACCACGTGTGCGCGGTCAATGGTGAGACACCGTCGCGAGTAATTCTTGATCATGAGAAAATTGTTCCTGAGAAAGAAGAGAGTGAAGATAATGGCAAAATTGAATGGTTCAGAACACTTTCCAAGACAGATTTACCGATCAAAGACCTCAAGAGTCTCAGCAAAGCTAAAGAAATCGGCAAACATATTGAGACCGCGATGGATCAAATAAAACATCTGAGGAATGCTGTTGAACATACCATCGACATGTCAAAATTAAAAGGAAACCAAACTGACAATT CCGGCAATGAAAATAAAGCAGACGAAGGAGACCTACAGGAGCAGGTGATAAAACTCAAGGCGTTGTTATCAGCAAAACGAGAACAAATAGCCACTTTGAGAACAGTactaaaatcaaataaaaataccgCTGAAGTTGCGCTGACCAATTTGAAGAGCAAGTACGAAAGTGAAAAGAGTATTGTCAGCGAAACTATTTCAAAACTAAGGAACGAACTCAGGCGGCTGAAAGAAAACGCAGCGACATTCTCAA GTCTACGTGCAATGTTCGCTGCACGATGCGAGGAATATGTAACACAAGTTGAGGAATTGCAAAGGCAACTGGCTGCTGCTGAGGAGGACAGGAAAACGCTCAATCATTTGCTACGTCTTGCTGTCCAACAAAAACTAGGACTTACTATGAAGTTAGAGGAATTGGAGGTCGATCGTGAATTAAGAAATACTCGTAGGCATGGTGGCAGTGGCGGTGGTGGACGTGGTCGTGCTCCTCGCATGCAACAGACACACCGTCCTCACATGGGTAGAGATTTTTTCTAG
- the LOC130669900 gene encoding protein bicaudal D isoform X2: MATITDDRVTDLRAEIERLSRELDLASTEKIQSAQYGLALLEEKSALEQKCNELEALYENTKHELDITQEALAKFQTTTKLTTRSGIEQEESLLCESAARETSLQTLIIELENETKQLRHELERVQVERDHALQEREDVGKHHQQAEGERKNLRTELRECRFREARLLQDYTELEDENISLQKQVSTLRSSQVEFESAKHEIRRLSEEVELLNSQVEELSNLKKIAEKQMEEALESLQAEREAKYSLKKELDQRMNSESIFNLSNFALIRGITDDQTICSDGEDDSPALRRIEADLKTQEPGTSAASKQVDLFSEIHLNELKKLEKQLELAESEKSVLSQNLKDSQHAVEKSQGELQSFVARIVQLAARVQSLQHLHSKLPEKQTEETAIDKLTQAVMQYHQWSTMSAREVEQLQKDLAELEDNLTVSDATQQLRMELTNLRNKLLDTEHRNSQLESDIEILSKLACEAGGCLDTAQNDLQNISDELAQLYHHVCAVNGETPSRVILDHEKIVPEKEESEDNGKIEWFRTLSKTDLPIKDLKSLSKAKEIGKHIETAMDQIKHLRNAVEHTIDMSKLKGNQTDNSGNENKADEGDLQEQVIKLKALLSAKREQIATLRTVLKSNKNTAEVALTNLKSKYESEKSIVSETISKLRNELRRLKENAATFSSLRAMFAARCEEYVTQVEELQRQLAAAEEDRKTLNHLLRLAVQQKLGLTMKLEELEVDRELRNTRRHGGSGGGGRGRAPRMQQTHRPHMGRDFF; this comes from the exons atgGCCACGATAACTGACGATCGAGTGACGGATTTACGAGCGGAAATTGAAAGACTTTCACGTGAGCTTGACCTTGCGTcgactgaaaaaattcaatcagcACAATATGGTCTCGCTCTTTTGGAAGAAAAGTCTGCGTTGGAACAAAAGTGTAACGAGCTCGAGGCACTTTACGAGAACACAAAACACGAGCTCGATATCACTCAAGAG gcTCTAGCTAAATTTCAAACGACGACAAAATTGACAACCAGGAGTGGGATTGAACAAGAAGAGAGTCTTCTCTGCGAATCAGCGGCACGAGAAACGTCACTACAGACGTTGATAATTGAATTAGAGAATGAAACAAAACAGTTAAGACATGAGTTGGAACGTGTGCAAGTAGAACGCGATCATGCATTGCAGGAACGCGAAGATGTGGGTAAACATCATCAGCAAGCTGAAGGAGAACGAAAAAATCTACGCACTGAATTACGCGAGTGCAGATTTCGAGAGGCGAGATTACTTCAGGATTACACAGAACTGGAAGATGAAAATATATCTCTGCAGAAACAAGTATCGACATTGAGATCGAGTCAAGTAGAATTCGAAAGCGCGAAACACGAGATTCGTAGATTGAGCGAAGAAGTTGAGCTGCTCAATAGCCAAGTCGAGGAGCTctccaatttaaaaaaaatagctgaGAAGCAGATGGAAGAGGCACTGGAATCACTCCAAGCCGAGCGGGAAGCTAAATATTCGCTGAAAAAAGAGTTAGACCAACGTATGAACAGCGagtctatttttaatttgagtaATTTTGCTCTCATACGCGGAATAACTGATGATCAGACGATATGCAGTGACGGGGAAGACGATTCCCCTGCGTTGAGGAGGATCGAGGCTGACTTAAAGACTCAGGAACCCGGGACATCTGCTGCCAGTAAACAAGTCGATTTATTTTCGGAAATTCACTTGAATGAGCTTAAAAAATTGGAGAAACAACTGGAGCTGGCAGAGTCGGAAAAAAGTGTCCTCTCACAAAACTTAAAAGACAGTCAGCATGCCGTTGAAAAGAGCCAAGGGGAATTGCAGTCGTTTGTTGCTAGAATTGTTCAATTAGCGGCTCGCGTTCAGTCGCTTCAGCATTTACACTCTAAACTTCCGGAAAAACAAACTGAAGAAACGGCTATAGATAAACTCactcag gCTGTTATGCAGTACCATCAGTGGAGTACAATGTCTGCACGAGAAGTTGAACAGTTGCAGAAGGATTTAGCTGAGCTTGAAGATAATTTGACTGTTTCCGATGCAACACAGCAGCTGAGAATGGAGTTAACAAACCTCCGTAACAAg ctACTGGATACTGAGCATCGGAATTCTCAGCTCGAGTCAGACATTGAAATTCTTTCAAAACTCGCTTGTGAAGCTGGAGGCTGTTTAGACACTGCTCAAAATGATCTCCAAAATATTTCGGACGAGTTGGCGCAACTTTATCACCACGTGTGCGCGGTCAATGGTGAGACACCGTCGCGAGTAATTCTTGATCATGAGAAAATTGTTCCTGAGAAAGAAGAGAGTGAAGATAATGGCAAAATTGAATGGTTCAGAACACTTTCCAAGACAGATTTACCGATCAAAGACCTCAAGAGTCTCAGCAAAGCTAAAGAAATCGGCAAACATATTGAGACCGCGATGGATCAAATAAAACATCTGAGGAATGCTGTTGAACATACCATCGACATGTCAAAATTAAAAGGAAACCAAACTGACAATT CCGGCAATGAAAATAAAGCAGACGAAGGAGACCTACAGGAGCAGGTGATAAAACTCAAGGCGTTGTTATCAGCAAAACGAGAACAAATAGCCACTTTGAGAACAGTactaaaatcaaataaaaataccgCTGAAGTTGCGCTGACCAATTTGAAGAGCAAGTACGAAAGTGAAAAGAGTATTGTCAGCGAAACTATTTCAAAACTAAGGAACGAACTCAGGCGGCTGAAAGAAAACGCAGCGACATTCTCAA GTCTACGTGCAATGTTCGCTGCACGATGCGAGGAATATGTAACACAAGTTGAGGAATTGCAAAGGCAACTGGCTGCTGCTGAGGAGGACAGGAAAACGCTCAATCATTTGCTACGTCTTGCTGTCCAACAAAAACTAGGACTTACTATGAAGTTAGAGGAATTGGAGGTCGATCGTGAATTAAGAAATACTCGTAGGCATGGTGGCAGTGGCGGTGGTGGACGTGGTCGTGCTCCTCGCATGCAACAGACACACCGTCCTCACATGGGTAGAGATTTTTTCTAG
- the LOC130669903 gene encoding NADH dehydrogenase [ubiquinone] flavoprotein 1, mitochondrial-like translates to MAGVITRCTQIPRNQLSLLGVVLSNQQIKSFADAAPEGKKFGGPLNDQDRIFTNLYGRHDWRLKGSLRRGDWYKTKEILGKGSDWIINEIKVSGLRGRGGAGFPSGMKWSFMNKPSDGRPKYLVVNADEGEPGTCKDREIMRHDPHKLVEGCLIAGRAMGACAAYIYIRGEFYNEASNMQVAIAEAYQAGLIGKNACGSGYDFDIFVQRGAGAYICGEETALIESLEGKQGKPRLKPPFPADVGLFGCPTTVTNVETVAVAPTICRRGGSWFASFGRARNHGTKLFNISGHVNNPCTVEEEMSIPLKELIERHAGGIIGGWDNLLGVIPGGSSTPIIPKSVCDTVLMDFDDLVRVQSSFGTAAVIVMNKQTDVIKAIARLISFYQHESCGQCTPCREGISWMNKIMHRFVQGNAEEHEIDMLWELTKQIELHTICALADGAAWPVQGLIRHFRPVIEERMKKFKVSAAN, encoded by the exons ATGGCGGGTGTTATAACTCGATGTACTCAGATTCCAAGGAATCAATTAA gtctaCTTGGTGTTGTTTTGAGTAACCAGCAGATAAAAAGTTTCGCAGATGCTGCACCGGAAggcaaa AAATTTGGAGGGCCGCTGAATGATCAGGACAGgatatttacaaatttatatgGTCGACATGACTGGAGATTGAAGGGATCACTTAGAAGAGGGGACTGGTACAAAACGAAAGAGATTCTTGGCAAAGGATCGGATTGGATTATAAATGAGATAAAAGTGTCTGGTTTGAGAGGTCGTGGAGGTGCTGGATTTCCTTCGGGAATGAAGTGGTCTTTTATGAACAAGCCTTCAGATGGTAGACCTAAATATTTGGTAGTAAACGCTGATGAAGGTGAACCGGGAACATGCAAAGATCGGGAAATTATGCGACATGATCCTCATAAATTGGTAGAGGGCTGTCTGATTGCTGGACGCGCAATGGGAGCTTGTgctgcatatatttatattagagGAGAATTTTATAATGAAGCTTCTAACATGCAAGTGGCTATTGCCGAAGCTTATCAAGCGGGATTGATAGGAAAAAATGCGTGTGGTTCTGGTTAcgattttgatatttttgtcCAACGGGGAGCTGGTGCTTACATTTGTGGTGAAGAAACTGCGTTGATTGAGTCTCTCGAAGGCAAACAGGGTAAACCAAGATTGAAACCACCGTTCCCAGCTGATGTTGGTCTTTTTGGATGTCCTACCACTGTAACAAATGTTGAAACCGTCGCTGTTGCACCc acCATCTGTCGTCGTGGAGGTTCATGGTTTGCTTCCTTTGGCCGAGCAAGAAACCACGGAACTAAACTGTTCAATATATCTGGTCATGTTAATAATCCTTGTACAGTAGAAGAAGAAATGTCAATACCTTTGAAGGAGCTGATTGAGAGGCATGCTGGAGGTATTATTGGCGGGTGGGACAATTTGTTGGGTGTTATCCCGGGTGGATCATCAACTCCCATTATTCCGAAGAG TGTTTGTGATACCGTTCTCATGGACTTTGATGACCTTGTCAGAGTGCAGAGTTCATTTGGTACTGCAGCAGTTATTGTTATGAACAAACAAACTGATGTAATCAAAGCGATTGCGAGACTTATTAGCTTTTATCAGCATGAATCTTGTGGTCAGTGTACTCCTTGTCGAGAGGGAATCAGCTGGATGAACAAAATAATGCATCG atttgtCCAAGGAAACGCGGAGGAGCATGAGATTGATATGCTGTGGGAGCTCACGAAACAAATTGAATTACATACAATTTGCGCTCTAGCTGATGGTGCTGCATGGCCGGTCCAAGGTCTCATTCGACACTTCAGACCCGTAATTGAAgagagaatgaaaaaatttaaagtatcAGCTGCTAATTAA
- the LOC130669900 gene encoding protein bicaudal D isoform X5, giving the protein MATITDDRVTDLRAEIERLSRELDLASTEKIQSAQYGLALLEEKSALEQKCNELEALYENTKHELDITQEALAKFQTTTKLTTRSGIEQEESLLCESAARETSLQTLIIELENETKQLRHELERVQVERDHALQEREDVGKHHQQAEGERKNLRTELRECRFREARLLQDYTELEDENISLQKQVSTLRSSQVEFESAKHEIRRLSEEVELLNSQVEELSNLKKIAEKQMEEALESLQAEREAKYSLKKELDQRMNSESIFNLSNFALIRGITDDQTICSDGEDDSPALRRIEADLKTQEPGTSAASKQVDLFSEIHLNELKKLEKQLELAESEKSVLSQNLKDSQHAVEKSQGELQSFVARIVQLAARVQSLQHLHSKLPEKQTEETAIDKLTQAVMQYHQWSTMSAREVEQLQKDLAELEDNLTVSDATQQLRMELTNLRNKIPVSEKCLQEKLLDTEHRNSQLESDIEILSKLACEAGGCLDTAQNDLQNISDELAQLYHHVCAVNGETPSRVILDHEKIVPEKEESEDNGKIEWFRTLSKTDLPIKDLKSLSKAKEIGKHIETAMDQIKHLRNAVEHTIDMSKLKGNQTDNSGNENKADEGDLQEQVIKLKALLSAKREQIATLRTVLKSNKNTAEVALTNLKSKYESEKSIVSETISKLRNELRRLKENAATFSKKNVFSTYTIKWWRSSGLR; this is encoded by the exons atgGCCACGATAACTGACGATCGAGTGACGGATTTACGAGCGGAAATTGAAAGACTTTCACGTGAGCTTGACCTTGCGTcgactgaaaaaattcaatcagcACAATATGGTCTCGCTCTTTTGGAAGAAAAGTCTGCGTTGGAACAAAAGTGTAACGAGCTCGAGGCACTTTACGAGAACACAAAACACGAGCTCGATATCACTCAAGAG gcTCTAGCTAAATTTCAAACGACGACAAAATTGACAACCAGGAGTGGGATTGAACAAGAAGAGAGTCTTCTCTGCGAATCAGCGGCACGAGAAACGTCACTACAGACGTTGATAATTGAATTAGAGAATGAAACAAAACAGTTAAGACATGAGTTGGAACGTGTGCAAGTAGAACGCGATCATGCATTGCAGGAACGCGAAGATGTGGGTAAACATCATCAGCAAGCTGAAGGAGAACGAAAAAATCTACGCACTGAATTACGCGAGTGCAGATTTCGAGAGGCGAGATTACTTCAGGATTACACAGAACTGGAAGATGAAAATATATCTCTGCAGAAACAAGTATCGACATTGAGATCGAGTCAAGTAGAATTCGAAAGCGCGAAACACGAGATTCGTAGATTGAGCGAAGAAGTTGAGCTGCTCAATAGCCAAGTCGAGGAGCTctccaatttaaaaaaaatagctgaGAAGCAGATGGAAGAGGCACTGGAATCACTCCAAGCCGAGCGGGAAGCTAAATATTCGCTGAAAAAAGAGTTAGACCAACGTATGAACAGCGagtctatttttaatttgagtaATTTTGCTCTCATACGCGGAATAACTGATGATCAGACGATATGCAGTGACGGGGAAGACGATTCCCCTGCGTTGAGGAGGATCGAGGCTGACTTAAAGACTCAGGAACCCGGGACATCTGCTGCCAGTAAACAAGTCGATTTATTTTCGGAAATTCACTTGAATGAGCTTAAAAAATTGGAGAAACAACTGGAGCTGGCAGAGTCGGAAAAAAGTGTCCTCTCACAAAACTTAAAAGACAGTCAGCATGCCGTTGAAAAGAGCCAAGGGGAATTGCAGTCGTTTGTTGCTAGAATTGTTCAATTAGCGGCTCGCGTTCAGTCGCTTCAGCATTTACACTCTAAACTTCCGGAAAAACAAACTGAAGAAACGGCTATAGATAAACTCactcag gCTGTTATGCAGTACCATCAGTGGAGTACAATGTCTGCACGAGAAGTTGAACAGTTGCAGAAGGATTTAGCTGAGCTTGAAGATAATTTGACTGTTTCCGATGCAACACAGCAGCTGAGAATGGAGTTAACAAACCTCCGTAACAAg ATACCGGTGTCAGAGAAGTGTCTTCAGGAAAAG ctACTGGATACTGAGCATCGGAATTCTCAGCTCGAGTCAGACATTGAAATTCTTTCAAAACTCGCTTGTGAAGCTGGAGGCTGTTTAGACACTGCTCAAAATGATCTCCAAAATATTTCGGACGAGTTGGCGCAACTTTATCACCACGTGTGCGCGGTCAATGGTGAGACACCGTCGCGAGTAATTCTTGATCATGAGAAAATTGTTCCTGAGAAAGAAGAGAGTGAAGATAATGGCAAAATTGAATGGTTCAGAACACTTTCCAAGACAGATTTACCGATCAAAGACCTCAAGAGTCTCAGCAAAGCTAAAGAAATCGGCAAACATATTGAGACCGCGATGGATCAAATAAAACATCTGAGGAATGCTGTTGAACATACCATCGACATGTCAAAATTAAAAGGAAACCAAACTGACAATT CCGGCAATGAAAATAAAGCAGACGAAGGAGACCTACAGGAGCAGGTGATAAAACTCAAGGCGTTGTTATCAGCAAAACGAGAACAAATAGCCACTTTGAGAACAGTactaaaatcaaataaaaataccgCTGAAGTTGCGCTGACCAATTTGAAGAGCAAGTACGAAAGTGAAAAGAGTATTGTCAGCGAAACTATTTCAAAACTAAGGAACGAACTCAGGCGGCTGAAAGAAAACGCAGCGACATTCTCAA aaaaaaatgtcttCTCTACGTACACAATCAAGTGGTGGCGCAGTAGTGGGCTTCGGTAG